In the genome of Segatella copri, one region contains:
- a CDS encoding AAA family ATPase codes for MTTEEQYKNFIKNCTTSPKSVNNYSDFKRINETVAKIKGVDSFDIYSCVHTKELQDIIDSLNNNEEFKQYEKTGSNQYSNALKTYMRFLYAKEIFQNEAKKIKAPSNLTLQQIYYGAPGTGKSKTIKDLTFGEDVIRTTFHPDSDYASFVGTYKPITEEVVLRDCNGKKVIDEETGKVVKEDRIAYKFIPQAFLEAYVEAWKKLGSGKKQYLIIEEINRGNCAQIFGDLFQLLDRNEYGFSDYPIVADKDMQKYLKKEFEGWEITNKDKINQLYGEANMIGLIMKGERLVLPSNLYIWATMNTSDQSLFPIDSAFKRRWDWKYVPIREGRDKETNAKLNWYINTGDRQYDWWSFVSQVNKLIGSLTNSEDKKLGYFFCKAKDGEIDADLFVSKVIFYLWNDVFKDYGFDDKDFQDEEGKILSFDRFYEDKNGKTNVDIAIVKQFLENLGVEEYISEEEDSDDSYENESDLELNNNTNSNQRSYDKTKYRVNGSSELLNKGETALAIIEYLVNNKKETYSEILADITRFINPKKTDRIVIKVEDYPQWKEKHKNDKGKRWYDDNPLTTIDNVKFYFTTQWGIDNIDLIIELAKSKGCTVESVK; via the coding sequence ATGACAACAGAAGAACAATATAAAAATTTCATTAAGAATTGCACTACCTCACCAAAAAGTGTCAACAACTATAGTGACTTTAAGCGCATCAATGAAACTGTAGCCAAAATCAAAGGAGTTGATTCCTTTGATATCTACTCTTGTGTACATACCAAAGAACTACAAGATATAATTGATTCACTTAACAACAATGAAGAATTCAAGCAGTATGAGAAAACTGGCAGTAACCAGTATTCTAACGCCCTAAAGACATACATGCGATTTCTTTACGCTAAAGAAATTTTCCAGAATGAAGCTAAAAAGATAAAGGCTCCTTCAAATCTTACTCTTCAACAGATTTACTATGGCGCTCCTGGTACAGGTAAATCAAAGACCATCAAGGATTTGACTTTTGGTGAAGATGTTATTCGTACCACATTCCATCCAGACTCTGATTACGCCTCTTTTGTAGGTACTTATAAACCTATTACAGAAGAAGTTGTACTCCGAGATTGTAATGGCAAAAAGGTTATTGATGAGGAAACCGGAAAGGTTGTAAAGGAAGACAGAATTGCCTACAAGTTCATTCCTCAGGCTTTTCTCGAAGCCTATGTTGAAGCGTGGAAGAAACTTGGATCCGGCAAAAAGCAATATCTTATCATCGAAGAAATAAACAGAGGAAATTGTGCCCAGATCTTTGGTGACCTGTTCCAATTGCTCGATCGCAACGAATATGGTTTTTCTGATTATCCTATCGTTGCAGATAAGGATATGCAGAAATATCTTAAAAAGGAATTTGAAGGATGGGAGATTACGAATAAAGACAAAATCAATCAGCTCTATGGCGAAGCCAATATGATAGGCCTCATCATGAAGGGAGAACGACTTGTTTTGCCTTCAAACCTCTATATTTGGGCAACAATGAATACCAGCGACCAGAGCCTCTTCCCTATTGACTCTGCCTTTAAACGTCGTTGGGATTGGAAGTATGTGCCTATTCGTGAAGGACGTGACAAAGAAACCAACGCTAAACTCAACTGGTATATCAACACGGGTGATAGGCAATACGACTGGTGGTCATTCGTCAGCCAGGTCAACAAGTTGATAGGTTCACTTACCAATTCTGAAGACAAGAAACTCGGCTATTTCTTCTGCAAGGCAAAAGATGGTGAAATCGATGCCGATTTATTCGTAAGTAAGGTTATCTTCTATCTCTGGAATGATGTGTTTAAAGACTATGGTTTCGATGACAAGGACTTTCAGGATGAAGAAGGCAAGATTCTGTCTTTCGACCGATTCTACGAGGATAAGAACGGCAAGACTAACGTTGATATAGCTATCGTTAAGCAGTTCTTGGAGAATTTGGGAGTGGAGGAATACATTTCAGAAGAAGAGGATTCTGATGATTCATACGAAAACGAATCAGATTTGGAACTTAACAATAATACCAATAGCAATCAGCGTTCATACGACAAGACGAAATATCGAGTTAATGGAAGCAGCGAACTCCTAAATAAGGGAGAAACGGCTCTTGCCATAATAGAATATCTGGTTAATAATAAGAAAGAGACATATTCTGAAATTTTAGCAGATATAACCAGATTTATCAATCCGAAGAAGACTGATAGAATAGTTATAAAGGTAGAGGACTATCCTCAATGGAAAGAGAAACATAAAAATGACAAAGGTAAACGTTGGTACGACGATAATCCTTTAACAACAATAGATAACGTCAAATTTTATTTTACAACACAATGGGGCATAGATAATATCGATCTTATTATTGAATTAGCAAAATCAAAAGGATGTACTGTTGAATCCGTAAAATAA
- a CDS encoding LlaJI family restriction endonuclease: protein MRILIEEHQYQAEQIRDVLHGIDAMQDIDGNVSVNYVGYYYNTQLNDCVFILPKVLLEDTPEGERVFGKYAPENIVNLNQNNPLSQHEKDFIYEFSVWIYRTIEVYNNTTRNGIVYHQKIACLGKSTRQINNTFLDILLALIDFNKHNQDFIFFILKNIHSGYNRIHWSKTIATTSAIISKNSPVYTHPVNRKKQINFDEELLIIFYSILNYISERYGFTNHINCNFQLIKGYRFNTYLDGLGKTRLLQIKYKYFSDKALYLWQLCYDFFDNAKRMNIQKERKEYLLVKSFNIVFEAIIDELLGEKNIPAGLKEQADGKRIDHLYTYQNLITSRDPEPVYYIGDSKYYKLGHAIGKESVYKQFTYARNIIQWNLNLFMNDDKDDEELQYDKRNFGYVPKLRDDLTEGYNIIPNFFISAKMAENLSFSDQISSTDREKKCFNTQHFNDRLFDRDTLLVFHYDVNFLYVVSLYARHNEHQKFSWKNRVRKMFRDEIQKMLDERYEFYRLTPKEGTQVEEFVSRHFRMLIGKIFSPSKDNDYLILALEKNNSDEKLKEEIIEAAKEKFHLEEFALSTNGKID from the coding sequence ATGAGAATCCTCATAGAAGAACATCAGTATCAGGCTGAACAGATCAGGGATGTCCTGCACGGCATTGACGCCATGCAGGACATTGATGGCAACGTCAGCGTTAACTATGTTGGGTATTACTACAATACCCAACTGAACGATTGCGTCTTTATTTTACCAAAGGTACTGCTGGAAGACACTCCAGAAGGCGAAAGAGTTTTTGGCAAATACGCCCCAGAAAACATCGTCAACCTGAACCAGAACAACCCTCTTTCTCAACACGAGAAAGACTTCATCTACGAGTTCTCTGTCTGGATTTACCGCACCATCGAGGTTTACAACAATACCACCAGAAACGGTATTGTATATCACCAGAAAATAGCATGTCTCGGAAAAAGTACCAGACAAATCAACAACACATTCCTCGATATTCTGCTGGCTCTCATCGACTTCAACAAGCATAACCAGGATTTCATCTTCTTCATCCTGAAGAACATCCATTCCGGTTACAACCGCATTCATTGGTCAAAGACCATAGCCACCACGAGTGCCATCATCAGCAAAAACAGCCCTGTTTATACCCATCCTGTCAACAGGAAGAAGCAGATCAACTTCGATGAAGAGTTACTGATTATTTTCTATTCTATCCTGAACTATATCAGCGAAAGATATGGTTTCACCAATCATATCAACTGCAATTTCCAGTTGATCAAAGGTTATCGCTTCAATACATATCTTGATGGATTAGGAAAGACCAGACTCCTCCAGATTAAATACAAGTACTTTTCGGATAAAGCATTATATCTCTGGCAGTTATGCTATGACTTCTTTGACAACGCCAAGCGCATGAACATCCAGAAGGAACGTAAAGAGTATCTTCTGGTTAAGAGTTTCAATATCGTTTTCGAAGCCATTATTGATGAACTTCTGGGAGAAAAGAACATCCCAGCTGGTCTGAAAGAACAAGCTGATGGCAAACGCATAGACCATTTGTACACCTACCAGAACCTCATTACAAGCAGAGACCCAGAGCCTGTTTATTACATCGGTGACAGCAAATATTACAAGCTGGGCCATGCCATCGGAAAAGAATCTGTATATAAGCAGTTTACGTACGCCAGAAACATCATCCAGTGGAACCTGAACCTCTTTATGAACGACGATAAGGACGATGAAGAACTGCAATACGACAAGCGTAACTTTGGCTACGTACCCAAGCTTCGCGATGACCTGACGGAAGGCTACAACATCATTCCGAACTTCTTCATCAGCGCAAAGATGGCAGAGAATCTCTCTTTCTCAGACCAGATTTCGTCAACCGACAGGGAAAAGAAGTGCTTCAACACCCAGCATTTCAACGACCGCCTGTTCGATCGAGACACCCTCCTAGTCTTCCATTACGATGTAAACTTTCTCTATGTCGTATCTCTGTATGCCCGTCATAATGAGCACCAGAAATTCTCGTGGAAAAACAGAGTTCGCAAGATGTTCCGGGATGAAATCCAGAAAATGCTGGATGAAAGATATGAGTTCTATCGCCTCACGCCAAAAGAAGGTACTCAAGTAGAAGAATTTGTCAGCAGGCATTTCAGAATGCTTATCGGCAAAATCTTTTCTCCTTCAAAAGACAATGATTATCTGATACTTGCACTCGAAAAGAACAATTCTGATGAGAAGCTAAAAGAAGAGATAATAGAGGCTGCCAAGGAGAAATTCCATCTAGAGGAATTTGCCTTATCAACTAACGGCAAGATTGACTAG
- a CDS encoding (deoxy)nucleoside triphosphate pyrophosphohydrolase: MKHYNVVAAVVCHDGKYLCMQKGKTKFEYTSYKWEFPGGKIEPGETPQQALARELMEEMEYPVEVGEELVTVNHEYPDFSITMTAYLCTPKAEADGFKRREHADSKWCSPVELKNLDWAAADVGVVESIL, from the coding sequence ATGAAACATTATAATGTAGTAGCAGCCGTGGTTTGCCATGATGGCAAGTACCTCTGCATGCAGAAAGGCAAGACGAAGTTTGAATATACCAGCTATAAATGGGAGTTTCCTGGTGGCAAGATAGAACCTGGTGAAACTCCTCAGCAGGCGCTGGCTCGTGAGCTGATGGAGGAGATGGAGTATCCTGTTGAAGTAGGAGAGGAGCTGGTGACCGTGAATCACGAGTATCCTGATTTCTCAATAACCATGACTGCTTATCTGTGTACTCCAAAAGCTGAGGCTGATGGGTTCAAGAGAAGGGAGCATGCTGATAGCAAGTGGTGCAGCCCTGTAGAGTTGAAAAATCTCGACTGGGCTGCAGCGGATGTTGGGGTAGTGGAAAGTATCTTATAA
- a CDS encoding DUF3427 domain-containing protein produces MKSRFLTNYTETTFLSTIQMNLRRCKAFDFSVSFIKKAGLVLLSKDIKAAVERGAKGRIITSTYQNFTDVESLNFFMSLTRYPNFECHLDDECFHDEKNYSTNGFHSKGYLFEMEDGIEMIVGSSNITRYALLKNIEWDLVVNCDRDTEAYLDAMNEFENLWNQTYELSQDRIKDYSTKLSFAIERWDMDYDMANSDIKPNYMQRKALRELNRYRAIGQERALVISATGSGKTYLAAFDALNFNPDRLLYIVHEGSILKKSLETFQKVFGGSKTCGLYNAEAKETEEDFLFSTNVSMCRSLELFDKKEFDYIIIDECHHAVADSYRKIIDYFEPEFLLGLTATENRMDNQDVVEIFGNNIPYELRLRDAIINDLIVPFHYFGIRDELVDYGLTASGERRLISQISTPENCEFIHKQIEKHRMEGQKLKALAFCRNIQHARMMADNLGDYYHTAFLSGKNKTGERIRAYNDLQDENRDLEILFAVDILNEGVDIPGVNMVLFLRPTESSTIFLQQLGRGLRKYANKPYVTILDFIGNSYKRSVHIALALGSLSRNSILEKKLLKFMVRNDFKSLGLDDYGVEIHIDDLSKEEIIDKIESENFNRINYLKMDYQNFKAYLKTPSYPSHMDYMNSDYAPNLLKFMKIKIGSKKTNSYYGFLKGIEEEDLPVFSEEQIACINYLSSLLPLVREHEYLIIRNLLNGETTLSHIEANIQEEIPGFKYEQLEHALRFLEDGNAVKIKESEVHLCGEREQEYEAYLQDLLNYGLTQYEARYADTKEDFLLWQDYRQDQVLLKILENPKHNQYGTYYKNGNMYVFAGLKKDASLDDHLKYNDKFLAPDIFQWESIAHISAKDEALQRAAKRVLVFVRKVSAENGITLPYTYIGTGHLENPRKEATTNGSILYDIHMDNPLPQELQEDFQWME; encoded by the coding sequence ATGAAATCGAGATTCTTAACAAATTATACAGAGACAACCTTCTTGTCAACCATTCAGATGAACTTGCGTCGCTGCAAGGCATTTGATTTCTCGGTCAGCTTTATCAAGAAAGCCGGCTTGGTACTCCTGTCTAAGGACATCAAGGCTGCTGTAGAACGTGGAGCCAAAGGAAGAATCATCACTTCTACCTATCAGAACTTCACGGATGTGGAATCTTTGAACTTTTTCATGAGCCTGACCCGATATCCCAATTTTGAATGCCATCTGGATGACGAATGCTTCCACGATGAGAAAAACTATTCTACCAATGGATTCCACTCCAAGGGCTATCTCTTCGAGATGGAAGATGGAATCGAGATGATTGTTGGGTCATCTAATATCACCCGCTATGCTTTGTTGAAAAACATAGAGTGGGATTTGGTTGTAAACTGCGACCGTGATACCGAGGCTTATCTTGATGCAATGAATGAGTTTGAAAATCTTTGGAACCAGACTTATGAATTATCACAGGATAGAATCAAGGATTACTCTACAAAACTCAGTTTTGCGATAGAGCGTTGGGATATGGATTACGATATGGCGAATTCCGATATCAAGCCTAACTATATGCAGCGTAAAGCACTTCGTGAATTGAATCGTTACCGTGCCATCGGACAGGAGAGGGCTTTGGTGATTTCTGCTACAGGTTCCGGAAAAACATATCTGGCAGCATTTGATGCGCTCAATTTCAACCCAGACAGATTACTCTATATTGTGCACGAGGGCTCTATCTTGAAGAAATCTTTAGAGACATTCCAAAAGGTATTTGGTGGCTCTAAAACTTGCGGCTTGTATAATGCGGAAGCAAAGGAAACAGAAGAAGATTTTCTGTTTTCTACCAATGTATCTATGTGTCGCTCACTCGAACTCTTTGATAAGAAGGAATTCGATTATATCATCATCGATGAGTGTCATCATGCTGTTGCGGACAGTTATCGGAAAATCATCGACTATTTTGAGCCAGAGTTCCTGCTGGGTTTGACAGCTACCGAGAACCGTATGGATAATCAGGATGTAGTAGAGATTTTCGGCAATAATATCCCATACGAGTTGCGACTTCGTGATGCCATCATCAATGATCTGATTGTGCCATTCCATTATTTCGGCATTCGTGACGAACTGGTTGATTATGGCTTGACAGCTTCAGGAGAACGCCGTTTGATTTCGCAGATTTCTACACCGGAAAACTGTGAGTTTATCCATAAACAGATTGAAAAACATCGTATGGAAGGACAGAAACTGAAGGCTCTGGCTTTCTGTAGAAACATCCAGCATGCTAGAATGATGGCTGATAATCTGGGTGATTATTATCATACTGCTTTCTTGAGTGGTAAGAACAAGACCGGTGAACGTATTCGTGCTTATAATGATTTGCAAGATGAAAACCGGGATTTGGAAATCCTGTTTGCTGTAGATATCCTGAACGAGGGTGTGGATATTCCTGGTGTCAACATGGTGCTTTTCCTGCGCCCAACGGAATCGAGTACCATCTTCTTACAGCAATTGGGTCGAGGACTTCGTAAGTATGCCAACAAGCCTTATGTTACGATACTCGATTTCATCGGCAATAGCTATAAGCGTAGCGTTCATATAGCCTTGGCACTTGGTAGTCTTTCCCGCAATTCCATCTTGGAAAAGAAACTCTTGAAGTTTATGGTAAGGAATGATTTCAAAAGTTTGGGCTTGGATGATTATGGTGTTGAGATACATATCGACGATCTTTCTAAAGAAGAAATCATTGACAAGATAGAGAGCGAGAATTTCAATCGCATCAACTATCTGAAGATGGATTATCAGAATTTCAAGGCATATCTGAAGACTCCGTCTTATCCATCGCACATGGATTATATGAATAGTGATTATGCTCCTAATCTCTTGAAATTCATGAAGATAAAGATTGGTTCCAAGAAAACCAATTCTTATTATGGCTTCTTGAAGGGTATAGAGGAAGAGGATTTGCCTGTATTCTCAGAAGAGCAGATAGCTTGCATCAACTATCTTTCAAGTCTTTTGCCTTTGGTAAGAGAACACGAGTATTTGATAATCAGGAATTTACTGAACGGAGAGACTACGTTATCGCATATAGAAGCCAATATCCAGGAGGAGATCCCAGGTTTCAAGTATGAGCAACTGGAGCACGCTTTGCGATTCCTGGAAGATGGAAATGCGGTGAAGATAAAAGAGAGTGAAGTGCATTTGTGTGGTGAAAGAGAACAGGAATATGAGGCATATCTGCAAGATTTGCTCAACTATGGGCTGACGCAATATGAGGCAAGGTATGCTGACACGAAAGAAGATTTCCTGTTATGGCAGGATTATCGCCAGGACCAGGTGCTCTTGAAGATATTGGAGAATCCGAAGCACAATCAGTATGGCACTTACTATAAGAATGGCAATATGTATGTTTTTGCTGGTTTGAAGAAGGATGCTTCCCTGGATGATCATCTGAAGTATAATGACAAGTTCTTGGCTCCGGATATTTTTCAGTGGGAAAGTATTGCCCATATTTCTGCCAAGGATGAGGCTTTGCAGCGGGCTGCCAAAAGGGTATTAGTATTTGTGAGAAAGGTGAGTGCCGAGAATGGTATCACTCTGCCATATACCTATATCGGAACAGGGCATTTGGAGAATCCAAGAAAGGAAGCAACGACGAATGGTTCCATATTGTATGATATTCACATGGACAATCCGTTGCCGCAAGAATTGCAGGAGGATTTCCAGTGGATGGAGTAA
- a CDS encoding Fic family protein, with amino-acid sequence MSRADYTSQHYYSLSSEILNHRKDYYQYLEQAQKGALDVTPWIQWFLQTLKLALEAAFAKTEGVLRKSRFWDAHRTVSINERQRKVLNMLFDGFEGKLNSSKWYKINHCSQDTANRDIKDLIAKGILRPTGEGGRSTNYELFFP; translated from the coding sequence TTGTCTCGTGCCGATTATACCTCCCAGCATTACTATAGTCTTTCTTCTGAGATTCTGAATCATCGTAAAGATTATTATCAATATCTGGAGCAGGCTCAGAAGGGTGCTCTTGATGTGACGCCTTGGATTCAGTGGTTTTTGCAGACATTGAAGTTAGCGCTGGAAGCTGCTTTTGCAAAAACAGAAGGAGTATTGCGCAAGTCCAGGTTTTGGGATGCGCATCGCACGGTTTCCATCAACGAGCGTCAGCGTAAGGTTCTCAACATGCTTTTTGATGGTTTTGAAGGCAAGTTGAATTCCTCCAAATGGTATAAGATAAATCATTGTTCTCAGGACACGGCCAATCGTGACATCAAGGATTTGATAGCCAAGGGTATATTGAGACCCACAGGAGAGGGTGGCAGAAGCACCAATTATGAGTTGTTTTTTCCTTGA
- a CDS encoding LamG-like jellyroll fold domain-containing protein → MEKTTLFIALGLAAFSQYAQNTQAQTADFRPSHASMYLQPNVGSTTVPFDWNDVGREFVVRWGMDTAWDDEGNVRRGTNHIGKNLISTGRISFQPSDLVGEDGELSAAQKTALNSRIAHIKLSGATSVEINCDHEALNAANYKGKPEQWFRVIKATVKYAQQKGLIVESVAPFNEPDYTAWNEGTKADFLNICKLIKADADFAGIRICGGNTLNCDEALPWYNALKDYLDEGNTHQLAGSFDNYALFFQTVKNDGKVATADELHNVGEAIVGVEYGMENGIWWSFDGVARGEFCKANTAGGSRLGYAEDRGSWTSAAVYRLPDGKVEGFIGSSERQATTHSYDFVSKGRDVYFDGYGPMRAFSITMPGGTGYQKGQTNAERMVRITSGEDVPPYPITNGDYVLMNKKSRKVLQAAGNPVQAGTNLTQGTYSKSKSFQKWVVNAVDSRIGGDFGYFTLQCANNKEIYADVLNWSTVTGGTLIAYNGTVGSNEQWSFEYADNGDYYIRSRHSGLYLQVMNTTDGTNVQQHAFKGNAEQRWRILPYGAACETVAPKVPQGLTAEAQTASVLLSWNANTDKDLEGYMVLRGNADAEDAQWQVIGRQVKDTAFVDNTCEPGHTYLYKLKAIDHSSNMSKAGDEVQVELPEMAALVASYSMEGSLRDTTINLMDAVSAGTISYASSSKKEGTQSLVLNGQDAFLQLPAQVANQTCFTIGAWVYWKNTGAQWTRIFDFGNGTDEYMFLTPSNGSQMRFVIKQNGEEQILSASRLQTGWHHVVVSLDESMQAVLYVDGKQKGSKQMTCTPAMLNLSRCYVGKSQFSADPLFKGNIDDLRIYNYALSAEDIAHWYQGEPITGIQGIEATSPSSSSSSSAAIIQQQIYSLNGALQDGKRQGANIVKQIDAKGKVITRKVMY, encoded by the coding sequence ATGGAGAAAACGACATTATTCATTGCTTTGGGATTGGCAGCATTCTCACAGTATGCACAGAATACCCAGGCTCAGACCGCAGATTTCCGACCATCGCACGCTTCAATGTATTTGCAGCCAAACGTAGGTTCCACCACCGTTCCTTTCGATTGGAACGATGTAGGCAGAGAATTTGTTGTGCGCTGGGGCATGGATACCGCTTGGGACGACGAGGGTAACGTGCGCCGAGGAACCAACCATATCGGCAAAAATCTGATTTCTACGGGTAGAATTTCTTTCCAGCCTAGCGACCTGGTGGGGGAGGATGGCGAGCTTTCTGCTGCCCAGAAAACTGCCCTCAATTCCCGCATCGCCCATATCAAGCTTTCGGGAGCCACTTCGGTGGAAATCAACTGCGACCACGAGGCGCTCAATGCTGCCAACTACAAGGGCAAGCCTGAGCAGTGGTTCCGCGTTATCAAGGCCACCGTGAAATATGCCCAGCAGAAAGGACTCATTGTAGAGAGTGTGGCACCATTCAATGAGCCTGATTATACGGCATGGAACGAAGGCACAAAGGCCGATTTCCTGAACATCTGCAAACTCATCAAGGCGGATGCCGATTTCGCCGGAATCCGCATCTGTGGCGGCAATACGCTTAATTGTGATGAGGCTTTGCCTTGGTACAATGCACTCAAGGATTATCTCGACGAGGGAAACACCCATCAGTTGGCAGGTTCCTTCGATAACTATGCCCTTTTCTTCCAGACCGTGAAGAACGATGGCAAGGTGGCTACGGCTGATGAGCTTCACAATGTGGGTGAGGCCATCGTAGGCGTGGAATATGGCATGGAGAATGGTATCTGGTGGAGCTTCGATGGCGTGGCAAGAGGCGAATTCTGCAAGGCAAACACTGCAGGAGGCAGCCGGTTGGGTTATGCCGAGGACCGTGGCAGTTGGACCTCAGCCGCCGTTTATCGCCTGCCTGATGGCAAGGTTGAGGGCTTCATCGGCTCTTCCGAGCGCCAGGCAACTACCCATTCCTATGATTTCGTATCCAAGGGCCGTGATGTCTATTTCGATGGCTACGGACCGATGCGTGCCTTCTCCATCACCATGCCAGGCGGCACGGGCTATCAGAAGGGACAGACCAATGCCGAGCGCATGGTGCGCATCACCAGCGGCGAGGATGTTCCTCCATATCCTATCACCAATGGCGATTACGTGCTCATGAACAAGAAATCAAGAAAGGTGCTCCAAGCAGCGGGCAATCCTGTACAGGCGGGCACCAACCTTACCCAGGGCACCTATTCCAAGTCGAAGTCTTTCCAGAAATGGGTGGTCAATGCCGTGGATTCCCGCATCGGTGGCGACTTTGGATATTTCACCCTGCAGTGTGCCAATAATAAGGAAATATATGCCGATGTGCTCAACTGGTCAACTGTAACGGGCGGTACGCTGATAGCTTATAATGGCACCGTGGGCAGCAACGAGCAGTGGTCGTTTGAATATGCCGACAATGGCGATTATTACATCCGTTCCCGCCATTCAGGCTTGTATCTTCAGGTGATGAACACCACCGATGGCACCAACGTGCAGCAGCATGCCTTTAAAGGCAATGCGGAGCAGCGCTGGCGCATCCTGCCTTATGGTGCGGCTTGCGAAACCGTGGCTCCTAAGGTACCGCAGGGATTAACGGCAGAGGCTCAGACGGCTTCCGTGCTCCTTTCCTGGAATGCCAATACAGACAAGGATCTGGAGGGCTACATGGTGCTTCGTGGCAATGCCGATGCAGAAGATGCCCAGTGGCAGGTGATAGGCCGACAGGTGAAGGATACCGCTTTCGTAGATAACACTTGCGAGCCGGGCCATACCTATTTATATAAGCTGAAGGCCATCGACCACTCCAGCAACATGTCGAAGGCTGGCGATGAGGTGCAGGTGGAATTGCCTGAAATGGCTGCCCTGGTGGCTTCTTACAGCATGGAGGGCAGTCTGCGCGATACCACCATTAATCTGATGGATGCCGTGTCGGCAGGAACCATCTCTTACGCTTCTTCATCCAAGAAAGAGGGCACCCAGAGCCTCGTGCTCAATGGTCAGGATGCCTTCCTGCAGTTGCCAGCCCAGGTGGCTAATCAGACTTGCTTCACCATCGGAGCCTGGGTTTATTGGAAGAACACTGGTGCACAGTGGACCCGCATCTTCGATTTCGGCAATGGCACCGACGAATATATGTTCCTCACGCCAAGCAATGGCAGCCAGATGCGCTTTGTTATCAAGCAGAATGGAGAAGAGCAGATACTTTCGGCATCTCGTCTGCAGACCGGTTGGCATCATGTGGTAGTCAGCCTTGATGAGAGCATGCAGGCAGTGCTTTATGTGGATGGCAAGCAGAAGGGCAGCAAGCAGATGACCTGCACGCCAGCCATGCTGAACCTGAGTCGCTGCTATGTAGGAAAGAGCCAGTTTAGTGCCGACCCACTGTTCAAGGGCAACATCGACGACCTCCGTATCTACAACTATGCCCTGTCTGCTGAAGACATCGCCCACTGGTATCAGGGCGAGCCAATCACAGGCATCCAGGGCATCGAAGCCACTTCTCCTTCCTCTTCTTCATCCTCTTCTGCAGCCATCATTCAGCAGCAAATCTATTCCTTGAATGGAGCTTTGCAAGATGGTAAGCGTCAGGGCGCTAATATCGTGAAGCAGATTGATGCAAAGGGCAAGGTAATCACCCGCAAGGTGATGTATTAA